The Meleagris gallopavo isolate NT-WF06-2002-E0010 breed Aviagen turkey brand Nicholas breeding stock chromosome 10, Turkey_5.1, whole genome shotgun sequence genome contains a region encoding:
- the LOC104912492 gene encoding inaD-like protein: MDTSNMKTSPGSLESRDNTDFSIILEAPQGFRDETPFKEEAVDEPILDLGRSFQLSQNDSGYEKESWEMHEFWKPTTEEVDEEREMLVDEYEEDLDFLKYSSSDRQKASSEKNLNTEWAEQLQTAKIQDLRSSVNLSPKQSLEYTFNREQMYEENANITSQSSGTMAHSDYQKSLLDSGATQLGSRNKIDLGL; the protein is encoded by the exons ATGGATACCAGCAACATGAAAACCAGCCCCGGATCTCTGGAATCAAGAGATAATACTGATTTCTCAATAATCCTTGAAGCACCACAG GGTTTCAGAGATGAAACACCTTTTAAAGAAGAAGCTGTTGATGAACCAATTTTGGACTTGGGAAGGTCATTTCAACTTTCTCAAAATGACAGTGGATATGAGAAGGAGTCCTGGGAGATGCATGAATTCTGGAAACCCACAACAGAAGAAGTGGATGAAGAACGGGAAATGTTGGTGGATGAGTATGAAGAAGATTTAGACTTCCTGAAATATAGCTCATCAGATAGACAGAAGGCATCTTCAGAGAAGAACCTGAATACAGAATGGGCAGAGCAACTTCAGACAGCTAAAATACAAGACTTAAGATCTAGTGTCAACTTAAGTCCAAAGCAGTCCCTGGAATATACATTCAATAGGGAGCAGATG taTGAAGAAAATGCTAATATAACTTCACAGTCTTCTGGAACCATGGCACACAGTGACTACCAAAAAAGCCTATTGGACAGTGGAGCTACTCAGCTAGGatcaagaaacaaaatagatTTAGGTTTGtaa